One genomic region from Microcella humidisoli encodes:
- a CDS encoding Lrp/AsnC family transcriptional regulator: MASRSKPVHLDDVSKAIVEQLQTDGRRSYAEIGKAVGLSEAAVRQRVQKLTDAGVMQVVAVTDPMQLGFYRQAMIGIRVVGDTTHVADELSNMRAVDYVVLTAGSFDILAEVVCEDDDDLIDLLNSRIRAIEGVQSTETFVYLRLQKQFYNWGTR, translated from the coding sequence ATGGCCTCCCGAAGCAAGCCGGTGCACCTCGACGACGTGTCGAAGGCCATCGTCGAGCAGCTGCAGACCGACGGCCGCCGCTCGTACGCCGAGATCGGCAAGGCCGTTGGCCTCAGCGAGGCGGCAGTGCGCCAGCGCGTGCAGAAGCTGACGGATGCCGGGGTCATGCAAGTGGTCGCCGTCACCGACCCGATGCAGCTGGGCTTCTACCGCCAGGCCATGATCGGCATCCGCGTCGTGGGCGACACGACGCATGTTGCCGACGAGCTGAGCAACATGCGCGCCGTCGACTATGTCGTGCTCACGGCCGGCAGCTTCGACATCCTCGCCGAGGTCGTCTGCGAAGACGACGACGACCTCATCGACCTGCTCAACAGTCGCATCCGTGCGATCGAGGGCGTGCAGTCGACCGAGACCTTCGTCTATCTACGACTGCAGAAGCAGTTCTACAACTGGGGAACCCGATGA
- a CDS encoding FHA domain-containing protein, which translates to MGDWPEDTGDTVLRPRGADRAGDRPVAPDTGPPSARDVEDTIIRLVEPARPAAAGALPLDAALPPEPPEPDPVDWALRVRGTSTVVPLDVPVVIGRRPGAPRPNEHPVPRRVVIPADRADVSARHARIERLGRSLVVADLGSTNGVVVHWSTGSSLRLRPGDSCAVLPDAIIELGDGVEVEFVAPSIPHPPRPSEPS; encoded by the coding sequence ATGGGGGATTGGCCGGAGGACACCGGCGACACGGTGCTGCGTCCGCGTGGTGCGGACCGCGCGGGCGACCGCCCCGTCGCCCCTGACACTGGGCCGCCGTCGGCCCGCGATGTCGAGGACACGATCATCCGCCTCGTCGAGCCCGCGCGCCCGGCCGCGGCCGGTGCGCTGCCGCTCGACGCCGCGCTGCCGCCGGAACCGCCGGAGCCCGACCCCGTCGACTGGGCGCTGCGGGTGCGCGGCACGAGCACGGTCGTGCCGCTCGATGTGCCCGTCGTCATCGGACGTCGGCCGGGGGCACCTCGACCGAACGAGCACCCCGTGCCGCGGCGCGTGGTCATCCCCGCCGATCGTGCTGACGTCTCTGCCCGGCACGCCCGCATCGAGCGGCTCGGGCGCTCGCTCGTGGTCGCCGACCTCGGGTCGACGAACGGCGTGGTCGTACACTGGTCGACGGGGTCGAGTCTGAGGCTGCGGCCGGGCGACTCGTGCGCCGTGCTGCCCGACGCGATCATCGAGCTGGGCGACGGCGTCGAGGTCGAGTTCGTCGCCCCGAGCATCCCGCACCCACCCCGACCTTCGGAGCCCTCGTGA
- a CDS encoding aspartate aminotransferase family protein has product MSIDTSIAPAGTALDASTEADLQQKAKDHLWMHFARQSGMEAGNGVPIIVRGEGHHVYDSHGKKYIDGLSGLFVVQVGHGRERLAEAARKQAEELAFFPLWSYAHPTAIELADRLADYAPGDLNRVFFTTGGGEAVESAWKLAKQYFKLTGKPMKHKVISRAIAYHGTPQGALAITGIPGMKEMFEPLTPGGFRVPNTNYYRAAEMGFHGSLEEFGQWAANRIEEAILFEGPDTVAAVFLEPVQNSGGCFPPPPGYFTRVREICDKYDVLLVSDEVICAYGRIGEMFACTALGYVPDIITSAKGLTSGYSPLGAMIVSDRLYEPFKHGQTAFYHGYTFAGHPVSAAVALENLNIMEEEGILAHVRENSPKFRAALERLKDLPIVGDVRGEGYFFGIELVKNKETKETFNEAESERLLRGFLSKALFDAGLYCRADDRGDPVIQLAPPLTIGPAEFDEIEAILRRVLTEAGTLL; this is encoded by the coding sequence ATGTCGATCGACACCTCCATCGCCCCGGCGGGCACCGCCCTCGACGCCTCGACCGAGGCCGACCTGCAGCAGAAGGCGAAAGACCACCTCTGGATGCACTTCGCCCGCCAGTCGGGCATGGAGGCCGGCAACGGCGTGCCCATCATCGTGCGCGGCGAGGGCCACCACGTCTACGACTCGCACGGCAAGAAGTACATCGACGGCCTCTCGGGCCTCTTCGTCGTGCAGGTGGGCCACGGCCGCGAGCGTCTCGCCGAGGCAGCCCGCAAGCAGGCGGAAGAGCTCGCGTTCTTCCCGCTGTGGTCGTACGCCCACCCGACCGCGATCGAGCTGGCCGACCGTCTCGCCGACTACGCGCCTGGCGACCTCAACCGCGTCTTCTTCACGACGGGCGGCGGCGAAGCCGTCGAGTCGGCGTGGAAGCTCGCGAAGCAGTACTTCAAGCTCACCGGCAAGCCCATGAAGCACAAGGTCATCTCGCGCGCGATCGCCTACCACGGCACGCCGCAGGGCGCCCTCGCGATCACGGGCATCCCGGGCATGAAAGAGATGTTCGAGCCGCTGACGCCCGGCGGGTTCCGCGTGCCGAACACCAATTACTACCGCGCCGCCGAGATGGGCTTCCACGGCTCGCTCGAGGAGTTCGGGCAGTGGGCGGCCAACCGCATCGAAGAAGCGATCCTCTTCGAGGGCCCCGACACCGTCGCGGCGGTCTTCCTCGAGCCGGTGCAGAACTCGGGCGGCTGCTTCCCGCCGCCCCCCGGATACTTCACGCGCGTGCGCGAGATCTGCGACAAGTACGACGTGCTGCTCGTGAGCGACGAGGTCATCTGCGCCTACGGCCGCATCGGTGAGATGTTCGCCTGCACCGCCCTCGGCTACGTGCCCGACATCATCACGAGCGCGAAGGGTCTCACGAGCGGGTACTCGCCGCTCGGCGCCATGATCGTGAGCGACCGCCTGTACGAGCCGTTCAAGCACGGCCAGACGGCGTTCTACCACGGCTACACCTTCGCCGGGCACCCGGTGTCGGCCGCCGTCGCGCTCGAGAACCTCAACATCATGGAAGAAGAGGGAATCCTCGCCCACGTGCGCGAGAACTCTCCGAAGTTCCGCGCGGCGCTGGAGCGCCTCAAAGACCTCCCGATCGTCGGCGACGTGCGCGGCGAGGGGTACTTCTTCGGCATCGAGCTCGTCAAGAACAAGGAGACCAAGGAGACCTTCAACGAGGCGGAGTCCGAGCGCCTGCTGCGCGGATTCCTCTCGAAGGCACTCTTCGACGCAGGGCTCTACTGCCGCGCCGACGACCGTGGCGACCCCGTCATCCAGCTCGCTCCCCCGCTCACGATCGGACCGGCCGAGTTCGACGAGATCGAGGCGATTCTGCGCCGCGTGCTGACCGAGGCGGGAACACTGCTCTGA
- a CDS encoding gamma-aminobutyraldehyde dehydrogenase → MSARILRNVIGGESVESTSDTHLDLIDPATEEVYGHAPVSTAAEIDSAYRAAETAFRHWGRTTPAERQLALFRLADVMAEHAEELADLESLDTGKPRASLVADEIDQSVDQLRFFGGAARDLDGRSAGEYLADHTSYVRREPIGVIGQVTPWNYPLNMAVWKIAPAIAAGNTVVLKPSDTTPLSTVRFAELAAGVLPAGVFNVVMGDRTTGAALLQHPTPQMVAITGSVRAGMEVARAAATDLKRVHLELGGKAPAIVFPDADPQKVAEGLVLAAYFNAGQDCTAATRVIVHESVHDEVVAALVTRAATHAVTGGPRDDGVFYGALNNAAQLERVAGVIERLPAHAEIVAGGARQGDRGYFWPATIVTGMRQDDEAVQEEIFGPVLTVQTFRTEEEALALANGVRYALASSVWTSDHTRAMRFARDLDFGCVWINTHIPFVSDMPHGGFKHSGYGKDLSHYGFEDYTRLKHVMSYIGD, encoded by the coding sequence ATGAGCGCCCGCATCCTCCGTAACGTCATCGGCGGCGAGTCCGTCGAGAGCACCTCCGACACTCACCTCGACCTCATCGACCCGGCGACGGAGGAGGTCTACGGTCACGCTCCCGTGAGCACGGCGGCGGAGATCGACTCCGCGTACCGCGCCGCCGAGACCGCGTTCCGCCACTGGGGCCGCACGACGCCCGCCGAGCGCCAGCTCGCGCTCTTCCGACTGGCCGACGTCATGGCCGAGCACGCCGAGGAGCTCGCCGACCTCGAGTCGCTCGACACCGGCAAGCCGCGCGCGAGCCTCGTGGCCGACGAGATCGATCAGTCGGTCGACCAGCTGCGGTTCTTCGGCGGCGCCGCACGCGACCTCGACGGCCGCTCGGCGGGGGAGTACCTCGCCGACCACACCTCGTACGTGCGGCGCGAGCCCATCGGGGTCATCGGGCAGGTCACGCCCTGGAACTACCCGCTCAACATGGCCGTCTGGAAGATCGCCCCGGCGATCGCGGCGGGCAACACGGTCGTGCTCAAGCCCTCCGACACGACTCCGCTCTCGACCGTGCGGTTCGCCGAGCTCGCCGCCGGCGTGCTGCCCGCGGGCGTGTTCAACGTCGTGATGGGTGACCGCACGACGGGTGCGGCCCTGCTGCAGCATCCGACCCCCCAGATGGTCGCGATCACCGGATCGGTGCGCGCGGGCATGGAGGTCGCGAGGGCGGCCGCAACCGACCTGAAGCGCGTGCACCTCGAGCTCGGCGGCAAGGCGCCCGCGATCGTGTTCCCCGACGCCGACCCGCAGAAGGTGGCCGAGGGGCTCGTGCTGGCCGCGTACTTCAACGCCGGGCAGGACTGCACGGCCGCGACGCGGGTGATCGTGCACGAGTCGGTGCACGACGAGGTCGTGGCCGCGCTCGTCACCCGCGCAGCGACGCACGCCGTCACGGGCGGACCGCGCGACGACGGCGTCTTCTACGGCGCGCTCAACAACGCCGCGCAGCTCGAGCGCGTCGCGGGCGTCATCGAGCGGCTGCCCGCGCACGCCGAGATCGTGGCGGGCGGCGCCCGGCAGGGCGATCGCGGCTACTTCTGGCCCGCGACGATCGTGACCGGCATGCGGCAAGACGACGAGGCCGTGCAGGAGGAGATCTTCGGGCCCGTGCTCACGGTGCAGACCTTCCGCACTGAGGAGGAGGCGCTCGCGCTCGCGAACGGTGTGCGCTACGCCCTCGCGTCGTCGGTGTGGACGAGCGACCACACGCGGGCCATGCGGTTTGCCCGCGACCTCGACTTCGGGTGCGTGTGGATCAACACCCACATCCCGTTCGTGTCGGACATGCCGCACGGCGGCTTCAAGCACTCCGGCTACGGCAAAGACCTCTCGCACTACGGCTTCGAGGACTACACGCGCCTCAAGCATGTGATGTCATACATCGGCGACTAG